In Aegilops tauschii subsp. strangulata cultivar AL8/78 chromosome 3, Aet v6.0, whole genome shotgun sequence, one genomic interval encodes:
- the LOC109749425 gene encoding uncharacterized protein, whose product MASLRDMLLNQELAADEYGRFERYTPSSAHGFSHFQQADSPPTGVPDTGSLVSGFGMPPSTFIMPEGTHTAAGYGAEAVPVEIPVVRRQRSASRNTPASYRGPWTEEEDELLKRLVHEHGEHKWAIISEHLPPRIGKQCRERWTNQLRPGIKKEHIWTEADDILLIDAHKVHGNRWSSIARCLPGRSENAVKNHWNATRRSLKSKRRFKKTSQQAAPGQFTLLEEYIRDKMMADENVAPQSPSAGVAYDGQVVPGAAAMLAVSSPHGMGQYLHPANAYGGEMQERYYYPPHSNSNNMLHHGQEPAFQEMFSAQGRMHSACTNLNLFPPPQHLSGGYYDSETGCSSAGGNGDLDEDVVEMASREFQTSEAEATLDLTSFN is encoded by the exons ATGGCGTCGTTGAGGGACATGCTTTTGAACCAGGAGCTAGCGGCGGATGAGTATGGGAGGTTCGAAAGGTACACCCCGAGCTCTGCCCATGGTTTTTCCCACTTCCAGCAAGCTGACAGCCCTCCGACCGGAGTCCCCGACACGGGATCGCTCGTTTCCGGCTTCGGTATGCCTCCCTCAACCTTCATCATGCCGGAGGGGACCCACACCGCCGCAGGTTATGGCGCTGAGGCCGTCCCCGTGGAGATCCCCGTGGTCCGGCGACAAAGATCTGCCTCCAGGAACACTCCGGCGTCGTACAGAGGACCGTGGACCGAGGAAGAGGACGA ACTTCTCAAGAGATTGGTGCACGAGCACGGAGAGCATAAGTGGGCGATCATTTCGGAGCACCTCCCGCCACGGATCGGCAAGCAGTGCCGTGAGCGATGGACAAATCAACTGCGCCCCGGCATCAAG AAGGAGCACATCTGGACTGAGGCGGACGACATACTGCTGATCGACGCGCACAAGGTCCACGGAAACCGTTGGTCGTCGATCGCGAGGTGCCTGCCCGGCCGGTCGGAGAACGCCGTCAAGAATCACTGGAACGCGACAAGGCGGAGCCTCAAGTCCAAGCGCCGGTTCAAGAAGACGAGCCAACAGGCCGCCCCGGGCCAGTTCACCCTCCTCGAGGAGTACATCCGCGACAAAATGATGGCTGACGAGAACGTGGCGCCACAGTCTCCATCGGCCGGCGTCGCGTATGACGGCCAGGTCGTTCCAGGTGCCGCTGCAATGCTCGCCGTCTCCAGCCCACACGGGATGGGTCAGTACCTCCACCCAGCCAACGCCTACGGCGGCGAGATGCAGGAGCGATACTACTATCCGCCccacagcaacagcaacaacatgCTGCACCATGGACAAGAGCCGGCATTTCAGGAGATGTTTAGTGCACAGGGACGCATGCATTCTGCATGCACGAACCTGAACTTGTTCCCGCCCCCCCAGCACCTCAGTGGCGGCTACTACGACAGCGAGACGGGCTGCAGCAGCGCCGGTGGCAACGGCGATCTGGACGAAGACGTGGTCGAGATGGCCTCCAGGGAGTTCCAGACGTCCGAGGCGGAGGCCACACTGGACCTCACTAGCTTCAACTGA